A window of the Odocoileus virginianus isolate 20LAN1187 ecotype Illinois chromosome 20, Ovbor_1.2, whole genome shotgun sequence genome harbors these coding sequences:
- the UBA2 gene encoding SUMO-activating enzyme subunit 2 isoform X2: MCLAADVPLIESGTAGYLGQVTTIKKGVTECYECHPKPTQRTFPGCTIRNTPSEPIHCIVWAKYLFNQLFGEEDADQEVSPDRADPEASWEPMEAEARARASSEDGDIKRISTKEWAKSTGYDPVKLFTKLFKDDIRYLLTMDKLWRKRKPPVPLDWAEVQSQGEETSASDQPNEPQLGLKDQQVLDVKSYACLFSKSIETLRVHLAEKGDGAELIWDKDDPSAMDFVTSAANLRMHIFSMNMKSRFDIKSMAGNIIPAIATTNAVIAGLIVLEGLKILSGKIDQCRTIFLNKQPNPRKKLLVPCALDAPNPNCYVCASKPEVTVRLNVHKVTVLTLQDKIVKEKFAMVAPDVQIEDGKGTILISSEEGETEANNHKKLSEFGIRNGSRLQADDFLQDYTLLINILHSEDLGKDVEFEVVGDAPEKVGPKQAEDAAKSITNGSDDGAQPSTSTAQEQDDVLIVDSDEEGPSNNADVSEDERSRKRKLDEKESVSAKRSRIEQTEELDEVIALD; encoded by the exons ATGTGTCTAGCAGCTGATGTCCCTCTTATTGAGAGTGGAACTGCTGGTTATCTTGGGCAAGTAACCACTATCAAAAAG GGTGTGACCGAGTGTTACGAATGTCATCCCAAACCAACCCAGAGAACTTTTCCTGGCTGTACAATTCGTAACACACCTTCAGAACCTATTCATTGCATTGTCTGGGCGAAATATTTGTTCAA CCAGTTGTTTGGAGAAGAAGATGCTGATCAAGAAGTATCTCCTGACAGAGCTGACCCTGAAGCTTCCT GGGAACCAATGGAAGCCGAAGCCAGAGCCAGAGCATCTAGTGAAGATGGTGACATTAAACGTATTTCCACCAAGGAATGGGCTAAATCAACTGGATATGATCCAGTTAAACTTTTTACCAAG CTTTTTAAAGATGATATCAGGTATCTATTGACGATGGACAAACTATGGCGGAAAAGGAAACCTCCAGTTCCATTGGATTGGGCTGAAGTGCAAAGTCAAG GAGAAGAAACCAGTGCATCAGATCAACCAAATGAACCTCAGTTAGGTCTGAAAGACCAGCAGGTTCTAGATGTCAAGAGCTATGCGTGTCTTTTTTCAAAGAGCATTGAGACTTTGAGAGTTCATTTAGCAGAAAAGGGGGATGGAGCTGAGCTCATATGGGACAAG GATGACCCGTCTGCAATGGATTTTGTCACCTCTGCTGCAAATCTCAGGATGCATATTTTCAGTATGAATATGAAGAGCAGATTCGATATCAAAT caaTGGCAGGGAACATTATTCCTGCTATCGCTACTACTAATGCAGTGATTGCTGGGTTGATagtattggaaggactgaagattTTATCAGGAAAAATAGACCAGTGCAGAACA atctTTTTGAATAAACAACCAAACCCAAGAAAGAAGCTTCTTGTGCCTTGTGCGCTGGATGCTCCCAACCCTAACTGTTACGTGTGTGCCAGCAAGCCAGAGGTGACTGTGCGGCTGAATGTTCATAAAGTGACCGTTCTCACCTTACAAGATAAG attGTGAAAGAAAAATTTGCTATGGTAGCACCAGATGTCCAAATTGAAGATGGAAAAGGAACAATCCTAATATCTTcagaagagggagagacagaag ctAATAACCACAAGAAATTGTCAGAATTTGGAATTAGAAATGGGAGCCGACTTCAAGCAGATGACTTCCTTCAGGACTACACTTTATTGATCAACATCCTTCATAG TGAAGACCTaggaaaggatgttgaatttgaAGTTGTTGGTGATGCCCCAGAAAAAGTGGGGCCCAAGCAAGCTGAAGATGCTGCCAAAAGCATAACCAATGGCAGCGATGACGGAGCTCAACCTTCTACATCCACAG caCAAGAGCAAGATGATGTGCTCATAGTTGATTCGGATGAAGAAGGTCCCTCAAATAATGCTGATGTCAGTGAAGACGAAAGAAGTCGCAAGAGGAAGCTAGATGAGAAAGAGAGTGTCAGTGCGAAAAGGTCACGCATAgagcagacagaggagcttgatgagGTTATAGCATTAGATTGA